A single genomic interval of Patescibacteria group bacterium harbors:
- a CDS encoding cold shock domain-containing protein, producing the protein MQTGTITRLTDRGFGFIAREGAEKDLFFHSNELQNVQFNDLREGDKVTFEVAEGQKGPNAVNVNRV; encoded by the coding sequence ATGCAAACAGGAACAATCACACGTTTGACTGATCGAGGATTCGGTTTCATCGCACGAGAAGGTGCGGAGAAAGATCTTTTCTTCCACTCAAATGAGTTGCAGAACGTTCAGTTCAACGATCTTCGTGAAGGCGATAAGGTAACATTCGAGGTAGCTGAGGGCCAAAAGGGTCCCAACGCCGTGAACGTTAACCGAGTCTAA
- the typA gene encoding translational GTPase TypA yields MEIRNIAIIAHVDHGKTTITDAIMRQTGEFLPGMSMDTNTLEKERGITIYAKNTSINYAGTKINIVDTPGHADFGSEVERVLRSIDSVLLIVDAQEGPMPQTRFVLKKSLELGLKPIVVINKIDKPAANPKLAEEQVLELFMELGASDEQLDFTTVYAIGREGVAKKALEDESTDLTPLLDTILEEVPPAQALIDAPLRTQVFNLGYDNFLGRLAVARVYDGVVHAGDAVFIKKPTGETRSGKITKIFTFKGVSRNEVTEAPAGDIVMIAGLPDIFIGETITTDESAQPLPAIKVDEPTITLDFLVNDSPFAGREGKFVTGRQIRERLERELEVNVGLHVDFGQGNSFNVSGRGELHVAVLLENMRREGYEMQVSQPRIIIKEEGGVKLEPYEEVTIDVPSEYQGAVIEKLGKRKGLIRGMVQHENTIRLVLEIPTRGLLGYRGQFVIDTKGEGILASRVIGFKPYAGEIPKRATGSMVSMTRGKALGFSLFNLQERGVLYINANTEVYEGMVIGNTSKGEEMMVNPIKGKQLTNMRASGSDENIMLIPPQELTIESGLENMSGDEYLEVTPKSVRLRKKYLTDADRTKAKRQETAK; encoded by the coding sequence ATGGAAATTAGAAATATTGCAATTATCGCCCACGTTGACCACGGGAAAACGACCATTACTGATGCTATTATGCGCCAAACAGGGGAGTTTCTTCCCGGAATGAGCATGGATACCAATACGCTTGAAAAAGAGCGTGGCATTACCATATATGCTAAAAATACCTCTATAAACTACGCGGGCACCAAGATCAATATCGTAGATACCCCCGGCCACGCAGACTTTGGTTCGGAGGTTGAACGCGTGCTCCGATCCATTGATTCAGTGCTTCTCATTGTGGATGCGCAGGAAGGTCCCATGCCGCAAACCCGTTTTGTGCTCAAAAAGTCACTGGAGCTTGGATTGAAACCGATCGTTGTTATCAACAAGATCGACAAACCGGCGGCGAATCCGAAGCTTGCGGAAGAGCAGGTGTTGGAATTGTTTATGGAACTTGGCGCAAGCGACGAACAGCTTGACTTCACTACCGTGTACGCGATCGGCCGTGAGGGGGTTGCGAAGAAAGCTTTGGAAGATGAGTCAACAGATCTTACTCCGCTTCTTGATACCATTCTTGAAGAAGTGCCGCCTGCGCAAGCTCTGATCGACGCACCGCTTCGTACGCAGGTTTTTAATCTCGGATATGACAATTTTCTCGGACGCCTCGCGGTAGCGCGCGTGTATGACGGCGTGGTACACGCAGGCGACGCGGTGTTTATAAAAAAACCAACCGGAGAAACTCGCAGCGGGAAGATCACAAAAATTTTCACCTTTAAGGGAGTTTCTCGCAATGAGGTTACCGAAGCGCCGGCTGGCGATATTGTCATGATTGCGGGACTTCCGGACATCTTTATCGGAGAAACCATTACCACGGACGAAAGCGCACAACCTCTGCCTGCGATCAAGGTGGACGAGCCGACGATCACCCTGGATTTCTTGGTGAATGATTCTCCTTTCGCCGGGCGAGAGGGAAAATTTGTGACGGGGCGACAGATCCGCGAACGGCTTGAACGCGAGCTTGAGGTCAATGTGGGACTCCATGTTGATTTCGGCCAGGGTAACAGTTTTAATGTGTCCGGAAGAGGAGAGCTCCACGTTGCGGTCTTGCTTGAAAATATGCGCCGAGAGGGCTATGAGATGCAGGTTTCACAACCGCGCATCATCATCAAGGAGGAAGGAGGAGTGAAGCTGGAGCCGTATGAAGAGGTTACGATTGACGTGCCGAGCGAGTATCAAGGTGCGGTGATTGAAAAGCTTGGCAAACGAAAGGGACTCATTCGCGGCATGGTCCAGCATGAAAATACCATTCGCCTTGTTCTTGAAATACCGACGCGCGGACTCTTGGGATATCGCGGGCAATTTGTTATTGATACAAAAGGTGAGGGAATCCTTGCGAGCCGAGTTATCGGGTTTAAGCCATACGCGGGAGAGATACCCAAGCGTGCCACGGGCTCCATGGTTTCCATGACGCGCGGGAAAGCTCTTGGTTTTTCACTTTTTAATTTGCAGGAAAGAGGAGTGCTTTATATCAACGCCAACACCGAGGTTTATGAGGGGATGGTGATCGGGAATACTTCAAAGGGCGAAGAGATGATGGTGAACCCGATAAAAGGAAAACAGCTCACCAACATGCGCGCTTCCGGTTCTGATGAAAATATCATGCTCATACCTCCGCAAGAACTTACCATTGAGTCGGGGCTCGAGAACATGTCCGGAGACGAATATCTTGAAGTTACGCCGAAAAGTGTGCGACTGAGAAAAAAATATCTTACTGACGCGGATCGCACCAAGGCTAAACGGCAAGAAACGGCGAAGTAA
- a CDS encoding TfoX/Sxy family protein, producing MVSCILILTMSAQGKEFHDYIIYDVFRGVPDISSKGMFGGFGIYKSGFIFAIITSESELYFKGDEALKEKFRKYESHPFIYAGHKNREPIEMPYFSVPEEIMENKDLLALWIEDSVEVSRRSKKSKER from the coding sequence ATGGTGTCCTGTATACTGATATTAACCATGAGCGCGCAAGGGAAAGAGTTCCACGACTATATTATATATGATGTTTTTCGGGGCGTGCCTGACATTTCCTCCAAGGGGATGTTTGGCGGGTTTGGTATATATAAGAGCGGCTTTATCTTTGCCATCATCACCTCGGAAAGTGAACTTTATTTTAAAGGAGACGAAGCGCTCAAAGAAAAATTTAGAAAGTACGAGAGCCATCCTTTCATCTATGCCGGTCACAAAAACAGAGAACCGATTGAGATGCCATACTTTAGTGTGCCGGAGGAGATTATGGAGAACAAAGACCTACTTGCCTTGTGGATAGAGGATTCAGTGGAAGTAAGCAGAAGGTCCAAGAAGAGCAAGGAGAGATAG
- a CDS encoding outer membrane beta-barrel protein yields MKFFLSAVFSMLLATFAFLPSVSLAGNWYVGGGVGQSKSAFDVSGVQEMLQSYPGFSTSFVMDETATGKKVFGGYRINRYVAVEGQYADFGKFTSSFSASKGSQKALSTGEWSATGLGVSMMGILPIGSKVSLFGKVGMLRWNATTSYAYVDNISPESFSGSDDATGTSSMLGVGINVKVAKKLSLRFEHERVNDVGDEYVTGKTDISLTTANLVFNF; encoded by the coding sequence ATGAAATTTTTTCTCTCTGCTGTTTTCAGCATGTTGCTTGCCACATTCGCCTTCCTGCCCAGTGTCTCCCTCGCGGGAAACTGGTACGTGGGCGGCGGAGTAGGTCAAAGCAAAAGTGCTTTCGACGTAAGCGGTGTCCAGGAAATGTTGCAATCCTACCCTGGGTTTAGCACTTCGTTCGTTATGGACGAAACCGCAACCGGCAAAAAAGTGTTCGGCGGGTACCGTATAAACCGCTATGTCGCGGTTGAGGGCCAGTATGCTGATTTTGGGAAATTCACATCGTCGTTTTCCGCTTCAAAGGGCTCGCAAAAAGCCCTTTCAACGGGAGAATGGAGCGCGACAGGTCTCGGTGTTTCCATGATGGGCATTCTGCCGATTGGTAGCAAGGTTTCATTATTCGGCAAGGTCGGCATGCTTCGTTGGAACGCAACAACAAGCTACGCTTACGTTGACAACATAAGTCCCGAAAGTTTCAGCGGGTCCGATGACGCAACCGGCACAAGTTCAATGTTAGGTGTCGGCATTAATGTCAAAGTGGCAAAGAAGCTCAGTCTGCGTTTTGAACACGAACGCGTCAACGATGTCGGCGACGAGTACGTGACGGGAAAAACCGATATCAGCCTCACGACTGCCAATCTCGTCTTTAACTTCTGA
- a CDS encoding DUF4870 domain-containing protein, translating into MDENTQNPSPVSGGQQAPQGQKKGQNTMMAIVAYILFFIPLLTDAKNDPFVKYHVKQGFVLFIAYIIVMVVSRMLYGFGFGFGFIGLSSLLNVALLVLLVMGIMHAINGEQKPLPLIGQFADKIKFL; encoded by the coding sequence ATGGACGAAAATACTCAAAATCCGTCTCCGGTAAGCGGAGGACAACAAGCACCACAGGGACAAAAGAAAGGACAAAACACTATGATGGCTATCGTGGCTTATATCCTCTTCTTTATTCCCCTTTTAACCGATGCGAAAAATGATCCTTTTGTGAAATATCACGTCAAGCAAGGTTTCGTATTATTTATCGCCTATATCATCGTGATGGTTGTTTCGCGAATGCTCTATGGTTTTGGCTTCGGCTTCGGCTTTATTGGTCTTTCGTCGTTGTTGAACGTCGCGCTGTTGGTATTGCTTGTCATGGGTATCATGCACGCGATCAACGGCGAGCAGAAACCGCTTCCCCTTATCGGACAATTCGCTGACAAAATTAAGTTTCTGTAA